From a single Microbacterium terrisoli genomic region:
- the rsmH gene encoding 16S rRNA (cytosine(1402)-N(4))-methyltransferase RsmH encodes MDIRDIHTPVMLERCVELLAPALERDGAVLVDATLGMGGHSEAFLQRFDRLQLVGLDRDQDALRIAGERLAPFADRVRLVHTVYDGIGDAIAGAGLSGVEGILFDLGVSSLQLDETARGFAYAHDAPLDMRMDQSVGLTAADVVATYGEGDLRRIFERYGEEKLAGRYARAIIAARKTAPIERSGQLVQILQEATPAAVQRAGHPAKRVFQALRIEVNAELSALEHAIPAALAALNVGGRIVVLSYQSLEDRLVKRAIAQASASTAPAGLPVELPEHAPRFRPLVKGAELATDEERARNPRATPVRLRAAERVRAAVKEDA; translated from the coding sequence ATGGACATCCGCGACATCCACACCCCCGTCATGCTCGAACGCTGCGTCGAGCTGCTCGCACCTGCCCTCGAGCGAGACGGCGCCGTCCTGGTCGATGCCACGCTCGGGATGGGCGGCCACTCCGAGGCGTTCCTGCAGCGCTTCGACCGCCTGCAGCTGGTCGGCTTGGATCGCGATCAGGATGCGCTGCGCATCGCGGGGGAGCGCCTGGCGCCGTTCGCCGACCGGGTGCGGCTGGTGCACACGGTGTACGACGGCATCGGCGACGCGATCGCCGGCGCCGGCCTGTCCGGTGTCGAAGGCATTCTGTTCGACCTGGGAGTCTCGTCCCTGCAGCTGGATGAGACCGCACGCGGCTTCGCCTATGCGCACGACGCGCCGCTGGACATGCGCATGGACCAGTCCGTCGGGCTCACCGCGGCCGACGTCGTGGCCACCTACGGCGAGGGCGACCTGCGGCGCATCTTCGAGCGCTACGGCGAAGAGAAGCTCGCCGGACGCTACGCCCGCGCGATCATCGCCGCACGAAAGACCGCGCCGATCGAGCGGTCGGGCCAGCTCGTGCAGATCCTGCAGGAGGCGACCCCCGCGGCCGTCCAGCGCGCAGGGCATCCCGCCAAGCGGGTGTTCCAGGCGCTGCGCATCGAAGTCAACGCGGAACTGTCCGCCCTCGAGCACGCCATCCCCGCCGCCCTGGCGGCACTGAACGTCGGCGGCCGCATCGTCGTGCTGTCGTACCAGTCCTTGGAAGATCGCCTCGTCAAGAGGGCGATCGCCCAGGCATCGGCATCCACCGCCCCCGCGGGACTGCCGGTCGAACTTCCCGAACACGCCCCCCGATTCCGCCCGCTGGTCAAAGGCGCAGAGCTGGCGACCGACGAAGAGCGCGCGCGCAACCCGCGTGCGACACCCGTGCGGTTGCGCGCCGCCGAACGCGTGCGCGCTGCTGTGAAGGAGGACGCATGA
- the mraZ gene encoding division/cell wall cluster transcriptional repressor MraZ: MLLGTHTPKLDDKGRVILPAKFREDLGAGIVVTRGQERCLYVFSTEEFERIHERIREAPLTNKQARDFLRMFLSGASAEKPDGQNRITIPPPLRTYAGLEKELVVTGVGAHAEIWDAAAWNTYAENYEDAYSEMEQEVIPGLF, translated from the coding sequence ATGTTGCTCGGAACGCATACTCCGAAGCTCGACGACAAGGGCCGCGTCATCCTGCCCGCGAAGTTCCGTGAGGACCTCGGCGCCGGCATCGTGGTCACCCGCGGCCAGGAGCGCTGCCTCTACGTGTTCTCCACCGAGGAGTTCGAGCGCATCCACGAGCGCATCCGCGAAGCGCCGCTGACCAACAAGCAGGCCCGCGACTTCCTGCGCATGTTCCTGTCGGGCGCCAGCGCCGAGAAGCCCGACGGCCAGAACCGCATCACGATCCCGCCGCCGCTGCGCACCTACGCCGGCCTCGAGAAGGAGCTCGTCGTCACCGGCGTCGGAGCCCACGCCGAGATCTGGGATGCCGCGGCGTGGAACACCTACGCCGAGAACTACGAAGACGCCTACAGCGAGATGGAGCAGGAGGTGATTCCGGGGCTGTTCTGA
- a CDS encoding DUF3040 domain-containing protein, whose amino-acid sequence MPLSEQEQRLLDEMERHLMNNDADVVRAPSDGRALSYRNVVYGALLVLVGLGGLIAGVALPQIVIGVIGFVLMLGGVVLAVTPSRHRLRGARDPRPVETARPSFMDKMNERWDRRGHDQQ is encoded by the coding sequence ATGCCACTCTCCGAACAAGAGCAGCGCCTGCTCGATGAGATGGAACGCCATCTCATGAACAACGACGCCGATGTCGTGCGCGCTCCGAGCGATGGGCGCGCCCTGAGTTATCGCAATGTCGTGTACGGGGCTCTGCTCGTACTCGTCGGCCTCGGCGGCCTGATCGCCGGGGTCGCACTTCCGCAGATCGTCATCGGGGTCATCGGCTTCGTGCTGATGCTCGGCGGTGTCGTGCTCGCCGTCACTCCCAGCCGTCATCGTCTGCGCGGCGCGCGTGATCCGCGACCGGTCGAGACTGCCCGTCCGTCGTTCATGGACAAGATGAACGAGCGATGGGATCGCCGCGGGCACGACCAGCAGTAG
- a CDS encoding polyprenyl synthetase family protein: protein MASSPGTIAALSQQLDDFFTRQRRAIAEFGSEATLLMDAAADAVVGGKRLRARFCFTGFASVAEMSSVGTPDIPASVIGVGAALEVFHAAALVHDDLIDNSDTRRGRPAAHRRLQSLHRTASWDGDAAAFGRAGGILVGDLLVALSDDLMERSLLAEPAEIAAATRAQYATMRRDVTIGQFLDVAEESAHVDADDSEHAHRALRVASLKSARYSVEQPLLIGARLAGADAAQLKALADFGHPVGLAFQLRDDVLGVFGDTEVTGKPAGDDLREGKRTVLIAYAREALAPTARRIMDELVGDPDLDDAQVAALRRTIEDSGALERVETLISEYAADADRALRGAPLGNAAVAQLRDLARDAVVRSA, encoded by the coding sequence GTGGCATCCTCCCCCGGTACGATCGCGGCGCTTTCCCAGCAACTGGATGACTTCTTCACACGCCAGCGCCGCGCGATCGCAGAATTCGGCTCGGAGGCGACGTTGCTGATGGATGCCGCCGCCGACGCAGTGGTCGGCGGAAAGCGCTTGCGCGCCCGCTTCTGCTTCACAGGATTCGCCTCGGTGGCCGAGATGTCCTCCGTCGGCACGCCCGACATCCCGGCCTCGGTGATCGGCGTCGGAGCCGCCCTGGAGGTGTTCCACGCCGCCGCTCTCGTGCACGACGATCTGATCGACAACTCCGACACGCGGCGCGGCCGCCCCGCCGCCCACCGGCGTCTGCAGAGCCTGCACCGCACCGCATCGTGGGACGGGGATGCCGCGGCCTTCGGCCGTGCCGGGGGGATCCTCGTCGGCGACCTGCTGGTCGCCCTCAGCGACGACCTGATGGAGCGCTCGCTCCTCGCCGAGCCCGCCGAGATCGCCGCCGCGACCCGCGCGCAGTACGCCACGATGCGCCGCGATGTCACGATCGGGCAGTTCCTGGACGTCGCCGAGGAGTCGGCGCATGTCGACGCCGACGATTCCGAGCATGCCCATCGCGCACTGCGTGTGGCCTCGTTGAAGTCCGCGCGCTACAGCGTCGAGCAGCCGCTGCTGATCGGAGCGCGCCTGGCCGGGGCCGACGCCGCTCAGCTGAAGGCGCTGGCCGACTTCGGTCACCCGGTGGGGCTGGCCTTCCAGCTGCGCGACGATGTGCTGGGAGTGTTCGGCGACACCGAGGTGACCGGCAAGCCCGCCGGCGACGACCTGCGCGAAGGCAAGCGCACAGTGCTCATCGCGTACGCGCGCGAGGCGCTGGCACCCACGGCCCGTCGGATCATGGACGAACTGGTCGGAGACCCCGACCTCGACGACGCACAGGTGGCGGCGCTGCGCCGCACGATCGAAGACAGCGGCGCCCTCGAACGTGTCGAGACGCTCATCAGCGAGTACGCCGCCGACGCCGACCGCGCCCTGCGGGGGGCGCCCCTGGGAAATGCGGCCGTCGCGCAGCTGCGCGATCTGGCCCGCGATGCGGTGGTGCGTTCGGCCTGA
- a CDS encoding Rv2175c family DNA-binding protein, with product MSAENTASTSIDWLTLPEIAELLDESIGRVHRMLDDRQFAASRRDGAAKVPAAFFIEDRPLPSLRGTLFALHDAGLDDDESIDWLFSPEETIGQRPIDALLQGRKSEVRRVARTLA from the coding sequence GTGAGCGCTGAGAACACGGCATCCACGTCCATCGACTGGTTGACACTGCCCGAGATCGCCGAATTGCTGGACGAGAGCATCGGGCGCGTGCATCGCATGCTCGACGATCGCCAGTTCGCCGCATCGCGGCGTGACGGTGCGGCCAAGGTGCCGGCGGCGTTCTTCATCGAAGACCGCCCGCTGCCGTCGCTGCGCGGCACGCTGTTCGCCCTGCACGACGCGGGCTTGGACGACGACGAATCGATCGATTGGCTGTTCAGCCCCGAAGAGACGATCGGTCAGCGTCCGATCGACGCGCTGCTGCAGGGGCGCAAGAGCGAAGTGCGTCGCGTGGCGCGCACCCTGGCCTGA
- a CDS encoding muramidase family protein, translating to MAVPAAIGSLALSLTALPAHAATAVERAPMAPQTGIMPTISPAVAPATIAAVPARRTPATHRVVRGDTVWAIAVRYRLRTADVLAWNRLGRSAVIHPGQVLRLTPPASTKAATPTKRAAAASPHKKSAMRPAAGATYTVRSGDTISAIARRHGQSTQTLLNANHLRWSSVIFPGQKLVIPAKAGAPAATKATVKPTVKPAPRPDTSPASAGSAYTVRAGDTMSAVAAAHGVSVTALLHANGMDWNSIIYPGQRVRIPTSGLPGLSNEQAANARLIVRIGRQLGVPNRGLAIALGTAMQESGLRNLDYGDRDSLGLFQQRPSAGWGTAAQTRDADRAVRAFFGGRGNPNAGRTRGLLDIAGWQKMDFADAAQAVQISAYPRAYAQWEKPAYAWLAAIG from the coding sequence ATGGCAGTGCCGGCCGCGATCGGATCGCTGGCGCTGTCTCTGACAGCGCTGCCCGCACACGCCGCAACCGCTGTCGAACGCGCGCCGATGGCGCCGCAGACCGGGATCATGCCGACGATCTCACCCGCCGTCGCTCCGGCGACGATCGCTGCGGTGCCGGCGCGACGCACGCCCGCCACGCACCGCGTCGTGCGTGGTGACACGGTGTGGGCGATCGCCGTGCGGTATCGGCTGCGCACGGCCGATGTGCTGGCGTGGAACAGACTGGGGAGGTCTGCCGTGATCCATCCTGGGCAGGTCCTGCGGCTCACGCCGCCGGCAAGCACCAAGGCCGCGACACCCACGAAGCGGGCGGCCGCGGCATCCCCTCACAAGAAGAGCGCCATGCGACCTGCCGCCGGCGCGACCTATACGGTGCGCTCCGGCGACACCATCAGTGCCATCGCCCGCCGGCATGGGCAGAGCACGCAGACACTGCTCAACGCCAACCACCTGCGCTGGTCGTCGGTGATCTTCCCCGGCCAGAAGCTCGTGATCCCGGCCAAAGCCGGCGCCCCCGCGGCGACGAAGGCCACGGTCAAGCCAACGGTCAAGCCCGCGCCCCGCCCCGACACGTCCCCGGCTTCCGCCGGCAGCGCCTACACGGTGCGCGCCGGCGACACGATGTCGGCCGTCGCCGCCGCCCACGGGGTGAGCGTGACGGCGCTGCTGCACGCGAACGGCATGGACTGGAACTCGATCATCTACCCGGGTCAGCGCGTGCGCATCCCCACCAGCGGCCTGCCCGGCCTGTCGAACGAACAGGCCGCCAATGCGCGCCTGATCGTACGGATCGGCCGTCAGCTCGGCGTGCCGAACAGGGGGCTGGCGATCGCCCTGGGCACTGCGATGCAGGAATCCGGACTGCGCAACCTCGACTACGGCGACCGCGATTCGCTGGGACTGTTCCAGCAGCGGCCGAGCGCCGGGTGGGGAACGGCCGCGCAGACCCGCGACGCCGACCGCGCCGTGCGCGCGTTCTTCGGCGGGCGGGGCAACCCGAACGCCGGGCGCACCCGCGGGCTTCTGGACATCGCCGGCTGGCAGAAGATGGACTTCGCCGACGCGGCGCAGGCCGTGCAGATCTCGGCTTATCCGCGGGCGTATGCCCAGTGGGAGAAGCCTGCCTACGCGTGGCTCGCCGCCATCGGATGA
- the pknB gene encoding Stk1 family PASTA domain-containing Ser/Thr kinase, protein MSTSAQADPLIGRLVDGRYRVRARIARGGMATVYVATDLRLERRVALKVMHSHLSDDVIFQSRFIQEARAAARLADPHVVNVFDQGQEGDMAYLVMEYLPGITLRELLREQKRLSVAQTVTIMDAVLSGLAAAHRAGIVHRDVKPENVLLAEDGRIKIGDFGLARATTANTSSGQLLLGTIAYIAPELVTRGTADARSDIYALGIMLYEMLTGEQPYKGEQPMQIAFQHATDSVPRPSMKNPGVPEQLDELVLWSTEKEPAERPADATEMLDRMREIEQQLGIAPQVQRTLAVAGTLGVTERLDTGELTKVLPTAVSVPTVPTEGDDNATRLRNRAKRRRTRGAWLLVLVVLLAALAGGTGWWFGSGPGSLIAVPQVAGKTLGQAEQAITTANLTPAHKDAYDLDVAKGTVIDTTPAAGDRVDKHTTVTIVVSNGPAPHDIPALAGMDEKDARDQFSRAKVAVGDAAYFFTDAKDGAVIAASFTARGSDKAVDCTKGCVVYEGGAATLSVSKGPLPDVVGTSATDATSTLTDLGLKVKTTEDFSDSVTKGDVISVGPRPGGGDWRPGDTVTLVVSKGPQPFPIPDVSGKTRDQAARTLESQGFTVDYAPIWKLFPNGLTQVTGTDPAAGQMRPKGTSVYLQITGTQ, encoded by the coding sequence GTGAGCACGAGCGCGCAGGCAGACCCCCTCATCGGGCGTCTTGTCGACGGCCGCTATCGTGTGCGCGCTCGCATCGCCCGTGGCGGCATGGCCACCGTCTATGTGGCCACCGACCTTCGGCTCGAGCGCCGCGTGGCCCTGAAGGTCATGCACAGCCATCTCAGCGATGACGTGATCTTCCAGAGCCGCTTCATCCAAGAGGCGCGCGCCGCCGCCCGCCTGGCCGACCCGCACGTGGTCAACGTGTTCGACCAGGGGCAGGAAGGCGACATGGCCTACCTGGTCATGGAGTACCTGCCGGGGATCACCCTGCGCGAGCTGCTGCGCGAGCAGAAGCGACTGAGCGTCGCGCAGACGGTGACGATCATGGATGCCGTGCTGTCGGGGCTGGCCGCGGCCCACCGTGCCGGCATCGTCCACCGCGACGTCAAGCCCGAGAATGTGCTGCTGGCCGAAGACGGCCGCATCAAGATCGGCGATTTCGGCCTGGCCCGGGCGACCACGGCGAACACGTCCAGTGGGCAGCTGCTGCTCGGGACGATCGCCTACATCGCGCCCGAGCTGGTCACCCGCGGCACCGCCGATGCCCGCAGCGACATCTACGCCCTCGGGATCATGCTGTACGAGATGCTCACCGGCGAACAGCCCTACAAGGGCGAGCAGCCCATGCAAATCGCCTTCCAGCACGCGACCGACTCTGTGCCGCGCCCCAGCATGAAGAACCCCGGCGTTCCCGAGCAGCTCGACGAGCTCGTTCTGTGGTCCACCGAGAAAGAGCCCGCCGAGCGCCCCGCCGACGCCACCGAGATGCTCGACCGCATGCGCGAGATCGAGCAGCAGCTGGGCATCGCGCCGCAGGTGCAGCGCACTCTGGCCGTCGCCGGCACCCTGGGCGTCACGGAGCGACTGGACACCGGCGAGCTGACCAAAGTGCTGCCCACGGCCGTGAGCGTGCCCACCGTGCCGACAGAGGGCGACGACAACGCGACGCGTCTGCGCAACCGCGCCAAGCGGCGGCGCACCCGCGGCGCGTGGCTGCTCGTGCTGGTGGTTCTGCTCGCGGCCCTGGCGGGGGGCACCGGCTGGTGGTTCGGCTCGGGACCCGGTTCGCTGATCGCCGTGCCACAGGTCGCCGGCAAGACGCTTGGCCAGGCGGAGCAGGCCATCACCACCGCGAACCTCACACCGGCCCACAAGGACGCCTACGACCTCGACGTCGCCAAGGGCACGGTCATCGACACGACTCCCGCGGCCGGGGACCGTGTCGACAAACACACGACGGTGACGATCGTGGTGTCGAACGGGCCTGCGCCGCACGACATCCCGGCCCTGGCCGGCATGGACGAGAAGGACGCACGCGACCAATTCAGCAGGGCGAAGGTCGCCGTCGGCGATGCCGCGTACTTCTTCACCGATGCGAAGGACGGAGCCGTGATCGCGGCATCCTTCACCGCCCGTGGCAGCGACAAGGCCGTCGACTGCACGAAGGGGTGCGTTGTCTACGAGGGCGGCGCGGCGACCCTGTCGGTGTCGAAGGGCCCGCTGCCCGACGTGGTCGGCACCTCAGCGACAGATGCGACCTCGACGCTGACCGACCTCGGCCTGAAGGTCAAGACCACGGAAGACTTCAGCGACTCCGTCACCAAGGGCGATGTGATCAGCGTCGGCCCGCGTCCCGGCGGCGGCGACTGGCGCCCCGGCGATACCGTGACGCTCGTGGTCTCGAAGGGGCCGCAGCCGTTTCCGATCCCGGATGTCAGCGGCAAGACCCGCGACCAGGCGGCCCGGACCCTCGAGAGCCAGGGCTTCACGGTCGATTACGCTCCGATCTGGAAGCTCTTCCCCAACGGGCTCACCCAGGTGACCGGGACGGACCCCGCAGCCGGCCAGATGCGCCCGAAGGGCACGTCCGTCTATCTGCAGATCACCGGCACCCAGTAG
- a CDS encoding class II 3-deoxy-7-phosphoheptulonate synthase, whose translation MLQHLDGLDHWRTLPIKQQPAWTDPEAVAEASAEIASMPPLVFAGEVDALRMKLGRAAAGQAFLLQGGDCAETFAGATADKIRNRIKTVLQMAVVLTYGASLPVIKMGRMAGQFAKPRSSETETRGDVTLPAYRGDIVNGYDFTEGSRVPDPQRLLRGYHAASATLNLIRAFTQGGFADLREVHSWNQGFAKNPANQRYEGLAAEIDRAIKFMEAAGADFDELRRVEFYTGHEGLLMDYERPMTRIDSRTDLPYNTSAHFLWIGERTRDLDGAHVDYFSRIRNPIGVKLGPSTTPDTALALIDKLDPEREPGRLTFITRMGAGKIRDALPPLLEAVKDAGATPLWVTDPMHGNGITTPTGYKTRRFDDVVDEVRGFFDAHREVGTFPGGIHIELTGDDVTECLGGSEQIDEGTLATRYESLCDPRLNHMQSLELAFLVAEELERL comes from the coding sequence ATGCTGCAGCACCTGGATGGCCTGGACCACTGGCGGACACTTCCCATCAAGCAGCAGCCCGCCTGGACAGACCCCGAAGCCGTGGCTGAGGCATCCGCTGAAATAGCGTCGATGCCCCCGCTCGTCTTCGCCGGCGAAGTGGATGCGCTGCGCATGAAACTCGGCCGCGCAGCGGCGGGACAGGCCTTCCTGCTGCAGGGCGGCGACTGCGCCGAGACGTTCGCGGGGGCCACGGCCGACAAGATCCGCAACCGCATCAAGACGGTGCTGCAGATGGCGGTCGTGCTCACCTACGGCGCTTCGCTGCCGGTGATCAAGATGGGCCGCATGGCGGGGCAGTTCGCCAAGCCGCGCTCCAGCGAGACCGAGACCCGCGGCGACGTCACGCTGCCGGCCTACCGCGGCGACATCGTCAACGGCTACGACTTCACCGAGGGCTCACGCGTGCCCGACCCGCAGCGGCTGCTGCGCGGCTACCACGCGGCATCGGCGACGCTGAACCTCATCCGCGCGTTCACCCAGGGCGGCTTCGCCGACCTGCGCGAAGTGCACAGCTGGAACCAGGGCTTCGCCAAGAACCCGGCCAACCAGCGCTATGAGGGCCTGGCCGCCGAGATCGACCGTGCGATCAAGTTCATGGAGGCAGCCGGCGCCGACTTCGACGAGCTGCGCCGCGTCGAGTTCTACACGGGCCATGAGGGCCTGCTGATGGACTACGAGCGGCCGATGACGCGCATCGACTCGCGTACCGACCTGCCCTACAACACGTCGGCGCACTTCCTGTGGATCGGTGAGCGCACGCGCGACCTCGACGGCGCGCACGTGGACTACTTCTCGCGCATCCGCAACCCGATCGGCGTGAAGCTCGGGCCCTCCACCACGCCCGACACGGCGCTGGCGCTGATCGACAAGCTCGATCCCGAGCGCGAGCCCGGTCGACTCACCTTCATCACGCGGATGGGTGCAGGCAAGATCCGCGACGCGCTGCCGCCGCTGCTGGAAGCAGTGAAGGATGCCGGTGCCACGCCCCTCTGGGTCACCGACCCCATGCACGGCAACGGCATCACCACACCCACCGGGTACAAGACGCGCCGTTTCGACGACGTCGTCGACGAGGTGCGCGGGTTCTTCGACGCGCACCGCGAGGTCGGCACGTTCCCCGGCGGCATCCACATCGAGCTCACCGGCGATGACGTCACCGAGTGCCTCGGCGGGTCGGAGCAGATCGACGAGGGCACCCTGGCGACGCGGTACGAGTCGCTGTGCGACCCGCGCCTGAACCACATGCAGAGTCTGGAACTGGCGTTCCTGGTCGCCGAGGAGCTTGAGCGGCTCTGA
- a CDS encoding lysophospholipid acyltransferase family protein — MFYWLMKYVVIGPILKAIFRPWIVGRRKIPKTGAAILASNHLSFADSIFLPLLIDRPVAFLAKSDYFTGQGIRGWATRVFMKATGQLPIDRSGGKASEASLNTGLQVLGRGELLGIYPEGTRSPDGRLYRGRTGIARMALEAKVPVVPVVMVDTDTMMPIGRRLPHIVRVGVVIGEPLDFSRYAGMENDRYILRSVVDEIMVALQRLGQQQYDDVYASTVKDRLPSSAKA; from the coding sequence ATGTTCTACTGGCTGATGAAGTATGTGGTGATCGGGCCGATCCTGAAGGCGATCTTCCGTCCGTGGATCGTGGGACGTCGCAAGATCCCCAAGACGGGGGCCGCGATCCTCGCGAGCAACCACCTGTCGTTCGCCGACTCGATCTTCCTGCCGCTGCTGATCGACCGCCCTGTCGCATTCCTCGCCAAGAGCGACTACTTCACCGGCCAGGGCATCCGCGGCTGGGCCACGCGCGTGTTCATGAAGGCGACCGGGCAGCTGCCCATCGACCGGTCCGGCGGCAAGGCGTCCGAGGCATCGCTGAATACCGGACTTCAGGTGCTGGGGCGCGGCGAGCTGCTGGGCATCTACCCCGAAGGCACCCGCAGTCCCGATGGCAGGCTCTACCGAGGACGCACCGGCATCGCCCGCATGGCGCTGGAGGCCAAGGTCCCCGTCGTCCCGGTCGTGATGGTCGACACCGACACGATGATGCCGATCGGCCGGCGCCTGCCGCACATCGTGCGGGTGGGCGTGGTCATCGGCGAGCCGCTGGACTTCAGCCGCTACGCGGGCATGGAGAACGACCGCTACATCCTGCGCTCGGTCGTCGACGAGATCATGGTCGCGCTGCAGCGGCTCGGTCAGCAGCAGTACGACGACGTCTACGCCTCGACGGTCAAGGATCGCCTTCCGTCATCAGCGAAGGCGTGA
- a CDS encoding AMP-dependent synthetase/ligase: MPTVTYDVPAIVPADPQANITDLLEDRVAATPDLALFSVPEGDGWRDVSASAFRAQVVALAKGFVAGGIQPGDKVGLIARTTYDWTLVDFALFYAGAVMVPIYETSSAAQIQWNLADSGAIACIAELPEHSARLAEAQKDLPLVRTTWNMHEGVLDTLRSEGASVADDEIERRRSLANGDDIATLIYTAGTTGRPKGCVLTHSNFVELARNSSRALREVVETPGASTLLFITTAHVFARFISILNIHAGVKTGHQPDTKHLLPALGSFKPTFLLAVPRVFEKVYNSAEQKAESAGKGKIFRSAARTAIEHSRLTQNGQKIPFWLGVKFRVFDRLVYSTLRTAMGGNIVYAISGSAPLGERLGHFFASLGVTVLEGYGLTETTAPATVNLATKTKIGTVGPALPGVGVRVAEDGEVQVRGINVFREYWRNPEATAAAFDDGWFRTGDLGSFDDDGFLTITGRKKEIIVTAGGKNVAPATLEDPIRANPVVSQVVVVGEKRPFIAALVTLDDEMLPTWLANNGLPADMSMEECAANPQVRAEVQRAVDEANAMVSRAESIRKFTILPTEWTEASGHLTPKLSIKRNVILKDFAAAIDDIYNLPATATTGVSLK; the protein is encoded by the coding sequence ATGCCCACTGTCACATATGACGTTCCAGCCATCGTGCCCGCCGACCCGCAGGCCAACATCACAGATCTGCTCGAGGACCGGGTCGCGGCCACGCCTGACCTCGCGCTGTTCTCGGTTCCAGAGGGAGACGGATGGCGGGATGTCTCGGCCTCCGCATTCCGTGCGCAGGTGGTCGCCCTGGCCAAAGGGTTCGTCGCCGGCGGCATCCAACCCGGTGACAAGGTCGGCTTGATCGCGCGCACGACGTATGACTGGACCCTCGTCGACTTCGCGCTCTTCTATGCCGGAGCCGTCATGGTTCCCATCTATGAGACGAGTTCGGCGGCACAGATCCAGTGGAACCTCGCGGACTCGGGCGCGATCGCGTGCATCGCCGAGCTGCCCGAGCACTCCGCCCGCCTTGCCGAGGCGCAGAAGGACCTGCCGCTTGTGCGTACGACCTGGAACATGCACGAGGGAGTCCTCGACACGTTGCGGTCCGAAGGCGCGTCGGTTGCCGACGACGAGATCGAGCGGCGCCGGTCGCTGGCCAACGGCGACGACATCGCCACGCTCATCTACACCGCGGGCACCACCGGACGCCCGAAGGGCTGCGTGCTCACGCACAGCAACTTCGTCGAACTCGCCCGCAACTCGTCGCGAGCGCTGCGCGAGGTCGTGGAGACTCCGGGCGCATCCACTCTGCTGTTCATCACGACCGCGCACGTGTTCGCGCGGTTCATCAGCATCCTCAACATCCACGCCGGAGTGAAGACAGGTCACCAGCCCGACACGAAGCACCTGCTGCCGGCACTCGGGTCGTTCAAGCCCACGTTCCTGCTGGCCGTGCCGCGCGTGTTCGAGAAGGTGTACAACTCGGCCGAGCAGAAGGCCGAGTCCGCCGGCAAGGGAAAGATCTTCCGCTCTGCCGCCCGCACCGCGATCGAGCACTCGCGACTGACGCAGAACGGGCAGAAGATCCCGTTCTGGCTCGGCGTGAAGTTCCGCGTGTTCGACCGGCTCGTCTACAGCACGCTGCGCACGGCGATGGGCGGCAACATCGTCTACGCGATCTCGGGCTCGGCGCCGCTGGGCGAGCGGCTCGGCCACTTCTTCGCGAGCCTGGGCGTGACGGTGCTCGAAGGCTACGGCCTGACCGAGACCACGGCGCCGGCCACGGTGAACCTGGCGACCAAGACCAAGATCGGCACCGTGGGACCGGCACTGCCGGGCGTCGGGGTGCGCGTCGCCGAAGACGGCGAGGTGCAGGTGCGCGGGATCAACGTGTTCCGCGAGTACTGGCGCAACCCCGAGGCCACGGCGGCCGCGTTCGACGACGGCTGGTTCCGCACCGGCGACCTGGGCTCGTTCGACGACGACGGATTCTTGACGATCACCGGCCGCAAGAAGGAGATCATCGTCACCGCGGGCGGCAAGAACGTCGCCCCCGCGACGCTCGAAGACCCGATCCGCGCCAACCCGGTGGTCAGTCAGGTGGTCGTGGTCGGCGAGAAGCGTCCGTTCATCGCGGCACTGGTGACGCTCGATGACGAGATGCTGCCGACGTGGCTGGCCAACAACGGCCTGCCCGCCGACATGTCGATGGAGGAATGCGCCGCCAACCCGCAGGTGCGCGCCGAGGTGCAGCGTGCAGTCGACGAGGCGAATGCGATGGTCTCGCGGGCCGAGTCGATCCGCAAGTTCACGATTCTGCCGACGGAGTGGACCGAGGCCAGCGGCCACCTCACCCCGAAGCTCAGCATCAAGCGCAACGTGATCCTGAAGGACTTCGCGGCGGCCATCGACGACATCTACAACCTGCCGGCCACCGCGACCACGGGCGTGTCGCTGAAGTAG